Part of the Halobaculum halobium genome, CATCGGCGAGTCGGCGGCTGTCAGTCGCTCGGCGCCAGCGACCGCCGCGCGCCGCTCCCCGGCTGGCGGTCGGCGCCCGCGAGCGCCCCTCAGCGAGGCCCAGCGTCACGCCGACCGTCGCCGTGAGGACGATCAACGCGGCGATGAGCGCCACGAGGTTCGCCTGTCCGCGACCGGTCGACGGCGTGCGCGAGTTCCGGACCGACTCAGTCATCGACTCACCAACTCGACTGACACGTGGTCTGTTTCGCCGACGATCCGTAGGACAGTCTCGGCGCCGCTTCGCCACGTGCCGCTCACTGACGAAACGCGCTCGGGGAGCGCGAGCCGAACAGTCCCGTCGACTGACGGGTTCGGGTGATCGAGGCGTAGCACCTCGCCCGCGGCGACGACCCGGTAGCCCGACCCGCGGATCGTCGCCGGAAGCTCCACGCGTCGCTCGACGTGCACCGACGCGGCGGGTGGCGGAACGGCACGCTCGACGTCCGTCGCCGCGCCGGCGAGCGCCCGGTCGCCGACGCGATCGGCCGCGGCGTCGCGGTAGTCGGGGACGGCGCCGCCGAACAGCGCCGTCGACAACCCGCCGACGAACAGCACGACGAGCCCGATCTCAAGCGTCTTCGCGACGATGGGCGTCACCGCACGATCGCAGCGACGACCGCCGCCGGCCGACGTGTCGCCCAGACCTCGCCCGGTCATCGCCCCGCCTCCGCGTGTACTCGGTGGACGACGAGGTGTAACTCACGGGTTCCCGGAAAGCGGGCGACGACGCTGTCGACGCCGTCTCCGTCGAAGTCGCGGGTACTCGTGGTCGCCCCGCGGCGCTCGAAGAACGCCCGCCACGGTCGCGGCGTGGCGGTCTCGACGGCTATCTGCCACTCGCCGTCGCCGTAGGCGCTGCGATCGTGGGTCACGCGCGTCGACAGGGGAACGCGCCCGCCGCCGGCGTACGAGAAGCGCGCGTCGCCGAGGACGGCGACGCCGGCGACGGCCGTCCCGGCTGACGTTGCAAGCGGCGGGTCGGCGTCCATGACGGCGTTCCCCGGTGGACCGCGGACGACCGCGCCGGCGACGAACGCCACACGGTGGCCGTGGCTCGACCAGACCACGCCGCCCGCCTCCACGCGCCGAACCTCGCCGCTGGCGTTCAGTACTCTGACCGTCCGGTTCACCGTGTGCAAGCGTCCGTCGCTGTAGGAGACGGTGCCGCGGTGGTGGCCGGTTACTTCGACCGGCGAGAGTGCAGCGTCGAGGTCCGCTGAGACGCGGCCGGCGTCGACACCTGCGGCGTTCGACTCCACGACGGTGCCGACGGTCGCCGTGAGGCCGGCCATCGAGACCGCGGTGATCCCGAGTAGCAGCGCGACCCCGATAACGTGCGACTGCCCGCGGCGGGCGCGGCGACCGCCGTCTCGCCCGGAACCGTCGCTGTCGCCGGGGATCACAGTAACCCCGCGACTGCGAACACCACGTAACAGACACCCACGAGCGCGCCGGAGTGCAGCAGCACCGCGTAGCCGCCGCGACCGGCCGCGCCCGCGAACAGCCCCGACGAGAGAACCGTCGCCTGCGCGACCACGTAGAATCGGTGCCGGTCCCGTTCGGGATCGACGGCGGTCGGGTCCAGCGCGCCGCCGCCGGTCGACAGCGACGCCAGGTCGGCGAACCCGTCGAGGACGGTGAGGTTCACCGCGACGACGATCCCGACCACGAGCAGTGCGGTCGTCCAGCCGACGGCGACGTAGACGAACATGTTTGCGCGGAGTGCGCGCTTCTCGTGGTACAGCCGGCCGACCTCGGCCTGGAGCGTCTCGAACACCGCGTCCGCGTCGCTGCCGGCGTCGAGCGCACCCGAGACGAGTCCGATCGTCTGTGCGGACAGCGGCGTCCCGACGCGTTCGGTGAACCGCTGCAGCGCCCCGATCCGTACGTCCTCCTCGCGCCCGCCACCGATCCCGAGCGCGAACGCGAGGTCGGCGACGTCCGGGTCCAGTTGGCCGAGGTCGACGTTCTCGGCCGCGTGTTCGACCGCCGCAGCCAGCGGTTCCCCGAGAGCGACGCGGCCGGCGACGGCGTGCACGAAGTCGCTGATCTCGCGGTCTTTCGCGTCGTCGATCCGGCCGCGACGGAGCGCCACTCCGCCCACGGGAACGGCGTAGGCAGCGTACGCGAGGAGCGCGGCGTTCGCCGCGTCGACGCCGTTCACGAGCAGCACGCCCAGCGCGACGACTCCAAGCGGTACGAGCGCGACGGCGGCGCTCGCGGGATTTGTCGGCACCGACCGCAGCAGCGCCAACGGGTCTCGCGGGGGCGCGTAGCTCGCCCGTTGATCCGCGGGACGGAGGTCAGCGACGAACGCGGCCGCTCCGGCGCCGAAGACGAGGACGGCCCCTGCGGCCCCGTACACCGCGATCGCGCGTCTGCTGGCCGTTCCCAGCGGCGTCGTGATCTCCGCCGATAATCCGGGCGTGAGCACGCTCATCACCGTGAGGACGATGACGAGCAGTGCGGGGAGCACGAGCAACACCACGAACAGCTCCGCGACGAGTTCCATCATGTCCGCGTTGCGCTTGCGCGTCTGTTCGCTCCGGTGCCCGAGCATTCGCGACTCCAGCGTGAGGTAGCCGGCCAGCGCGTCGTCTCCCTGCGCGGCGTGCTCGCGGAACTTCAACAAGAACGGCGCGAGCGCGTCGCGCGACGGGGTATCGCGAGCGACCCGGCCGATCCCCTCGTTCAGACTCCCCGTGAGCGACGCGGTGGTGAGCGCGGCGCGGATCGAGACGGCGGTCTCGCCGTAGGCGTCGTTGTCGGCGACGCGCCGCAGCATTGCCCGCGGTCCGTCGCTCCCCGACGACAGCGCCGTGAGGAACCGCGCCGCCCCCGGAAGCGTTCGTTCGATTCCGTTTCGGCGCGCCTTCATGCGCCACCGAAGGCGAGCACCGGCCAGCCGGATCGTCGCGTACTTGGCGGCGGTCCCCGCGAGCCCGGCGACCGCGGCGGCGACGTACAGCGGTGGGACCGTGCCGACGCCGAGAAGGCTGTCGCCGACTGCCGTGACGAGACCCGCGAGGGGCGCCGGCACAGCGGAGACGACCGGGAGCGCCCAGGCGGTGACGACCGCGCACGCGACCCACGAAAGCCCGTACGCCCGCGCGACGTACACGTCGAAGCTCGTCGACATCGCCGCTCCCCGGTGTCGCTTTCGATCGGCGGCGTGTCGTCGAGCGTCCGCGTGACGAGAGAACAGCGTGTACAACGCGCGATCGAGCACAGAGAGATCGTTCCCGCCGTCGACTCCGACGCTCGCACGGGGTGACGCCCCAGGTTCGCGCTGCGATGTTCCGTCGGCGGCGGCCACCTCTCTCATCGGCGACCCTCTCCCGTCGATCCGGACTCCGAATCGGTCGTCTCGTTCGCTCGCTCGCGGCCGCGGTGACGGCCGCCATCGGTTACGGGCTCCCCGTCGTCGGCGCGTGAGCGGTTCGCCTCGCTGTCGCGGCCGGTCGTCTCCCGACGGACGCGCTCGACGGTCGCCGCCTCGTCGGTGCGCAGGTCCGCGAGGAAGTCGAACGTCTCCTCGACGTCGGTCACGTTCTCGCGAACGAGGTACCGAACGTACCGGTGCTTCCGGTGAAATTCCCGCTCGACGGCGTCGACCGTCCGGTCCGTCCGGTCGGCGATCCCGTGGAACACGCGGTGGTCGAGACGCCGCGTCGCGTCGCCGAGGTCGGGGTGATCGTACGCGAACGCGAACTCGCCGTCCGGGTCGCGGTCGAGCACGCGGTTCCAGCCGACCGCGGCCCCGTCCTTCTCGACGACGCCGCCCGCGCCCGCACAGTCGGCGAACGCGTCACCGTCGCACAGTTCGATCGCCTCGCTGACGTAGCGGTCGCCGCCGGCGTCGTGCGGGAAGACGACGAGGTCGATCTCCCCGAGGAGATACGGGGGAAGCCCCTGTTCGATGACCCGATTGACGAGCGCGTCCACGTCGTCGGCGTGGGTGGTGCCGAGCACACCGTGACCCGTGTTGAGGCTCTCGCCGAACGTCTCGAACGATTCGGCCGTGTTCACCTCGGCGATCACTTCCACGTCCGGATTGAGGTAGTTCGTCTCGGTCATCAGGTCTGCCATCGTCACGCGCTTGAACTCGTTCTCGTGCTCGCGCGTCGTCAGCGAGATCCCCGTCTCGTGGGGGAGCGACACCTCGCGGCTCCCCTCGTCGATGGAGACCGGCCGTGCGTCGAAGGGGATGAACGGGGTGTGAGCGTTCATCAGCGTCGTCTTTCCGGCGCCGGTCGGCCCCGAGAAGAGGACGACGCCGCGGTGTTCGTACAACATCCACAGGAGCGTGACGAGCTCCGTCGGGAGCGTGTCAGTGTTCACGAGATCCACAGGCGTGTGCGGGTCGCCCGACTGCTTGCGTACCGAGAGGTGCGGGCCACCACTGGAGATCACCGGAAGCGCGACCGCACAGCGGATCGTGTCGGGAACGCCGTCGAGGTCGACGTTCACCTTGGCGCTGGGGTTCGAGGCGTTCAGCTCCGTCCCGTCGAGCGCGGCGAGTTGGGTGACGACGTTGACGAACTCCGTCTCGGAGTCGAACGAGAGGTTCGTCGGCACGCGCCCATCGGCGCTCACCCCGGCTCGCGGGACGACCTTCACGCGCTCGCCGACGCGGTTCGCCTCCACGTCCTCGAGGTGGGGATCACGAAGCGGGATCGTGAGCACGCCCTGGCCGACGTAGTCGCGGAGGACGTAGTAGACGAGGTCCGCGAGTCGGTCCGGGGCGTACCGCGAGTCGACCGGCGGCACCGCCAGGTCGTACTCGGCGAGGGCAGCCCGCATCCGATAGGCGGTCGCATCGAGCCACGCGCGCGTGTCCCTGGCGGTGAGCCGGCGTGAGAGAAACCGCCGAGCCCGTTCGCGAACGAACGCCGCGCGGTCCTCGACGACTTCCGTCGCGGTCGTCTCCCAGACGCGCTCTTTGCACTCGGCGATGAGTTCTTCGTCACCCGGAAGCAGCGGTGGCTCGCGGACGGCGTACTTCGTCGCGAAGCGGTCGTCCCCCAGCAGCCGGTCGCGGTACACCGCGACCTCGACGGCGAACCCCTCGAACGACACCTCGTAGGTGCGCAGGCGTTCGCTGGCGA contains:
- a CDS encoding DUF7266 family protein, coding for MTGRGLGDTSAGGGRRCDRAVTPIVAKTLEIGLVVLFVGGLSTALFGGAVPDYRDAAADRVGDRALAGAATDVERAVPPPAASVHVERRVELPATIRGSGYRVVAAGEVLRLDHPNPSVDGTVRLALPERVSSVSGTWRSGAETVLRIVGETDHVSVELVSR
- a CDS encoding type II/IV secretion system ATPase subunit; the protein is MTDPTDRRPTVPAPEPPDSVDAWYAPDVRAQYESYPGVVATVRERCDVAGSEFSYETREPSLGVAGERACEAVADRFDAGQHRRPLTRAGAVERADAGFEPKYQRALDRLVDATPALRRRVDYHTLREFRLLGRVTPMALDDRVEVADVSGEDGRVVVHTREFAPAVTDVPVSALYVGRVASERLRTYEVSFEGFAVEVAVYRDRLLGDDRFATKYAVREPPLLPGDEELIAECKERVWETTATEVVEDRAAFVRERARRFLSRRLTARDTRAWLDATAYRMRAALAEYDLAVPPVDSRYAPDRLADLVYYVLRDYVGQGVLTIPLRDPHLEDVEANRVGERVKVVPRAGVSADGRVPTNLSFDSETEFVNVVTQLAALDGTELNASNPSAKVNVDLDGVPDTIRCAVALPVISSGGPHLSVRKQSGDPHTPVDLVNTDTLPTELVTLLWMLYEHRGVVLFSGPTGAGKTTLMNAHTPFIPFDARPVSIDEGSREVSLPHETGISLTTREHENEFKRVTMADLMTETNYLNPDVEVIAEVNTAESFETFGESLNTGHGVLGTTHADDVDALVNRVIEQGLPPYLLGEIDLVVFPHDAGGDRYVSEAIELCDGDAFADCAGAGGVVEKDGAAVGWNRVLDRDPDGEFAFAYDHPDLGDATRRLDHRVFHGIADRTDRTVDAVEREFHRKHRYVRYLVRENVTDVEETFDFLADLRTDEAATVERVRRETTGRDSEANRSRADDGEPVTDGGRHRGRERANETTDSESGSTGEGRR
- a CDS encoding type II secretion system F family protein, encoding MSTSFDVYVARAYGLSWVACAVVTAWALPVVSAVPAPLAGLVTAVGDSLLGVGTVPPLYVAAAVAGLAGTAAKYATIRLAGARLRWRMKARRNGIERTLPGAARFLTALSSGSDGPRAMLRRVADNDAYGETAVSIRAALTTASLTGSLNEGIGRVARDTPSRDALAPFLLKFREHAAQGDDALAGYLTLESRMLGHRSEQTRKRNADMMELVAELFVVLLVLPALLVIVLTVMSVLTPGLSAEITTPLGTASRRAIAVYGAAGAVLVFGAGAAAFVADLRPADQRASYAPPRDPLALLRSVPTNPASAAVALVPLGVVALGVLLVNGVDAANAALLAYAAYAVPVGGVALRRGRIDDAKDREISDFVHAVAGRVALGEPLAAAVEHAAENVDLGQLDPDVADLAFALGIGGGREEDVRIGALQRFTERVGTPLSAQTIGLVSGALDAGSDADAVFETLQAEVGRLYHEKRALRANMFVYVAVGWTTALLVVGIVVAVNLTVLDGFADLASLSTGGGALDPTAVDPERDRHRFYVVAQATVLSSGLFAGAAGRGGYAVLLHSGALVGVCYVVFAVAGLL
- a CDS encoding DUF7289 family protein — its product is MIPGDSDGSGRDGGRRARRGQSHVIGVALLLGITAVSMAGLTATVGTVVESNAAGVDAGRVSADLDAALSPVEVTGHHRGTVSYSDGRLHTVNRTVRVLNASGEVRRVEAGGVVWSSHGHRVAFVAGAVVRGPPGNAVMDADPPLATSAGTAVAGVAVLGDARFSYAGGGRVPLSTRVTHDRSAYGDGEWQIAVETATPRPWRAFFERRGATTSTRDFDGDGVDSVVARFPGTRELHLVVHRVHAEAGR